In Hypanus sabinus isolate sHypSab1 chromosome 17, sHypSab1.hap1, whole genome shotgun sequence, the following proteins share a genomic window:
- the LOC132406661 gene encoding uncharacterized protein LOC132406661, with translation MAVGGAVLIRSAEDGARKSCAGGDGRRLGGSMDSASVAVRSLLVCAGSARLSRAAPWKSIAGVFPSADGVGCSKSGKKEAMVLPTEIPAVLERHREDILKEFRTWFNQLDAKLDRINARVDDHAEHLSRIDSTSEDLKRRIEYLETLSSSLEEKNSKLLSKMVDLESRSRRCNLRILGLPEATEQGPLVKYFSDFLCEIFGKEFLPNPPEFERAHRVYISSAIPGSRPRPVILCFHQYQVKNCLILEARRRGTFAFQNSVIHFVEDFAPQVLKMCAEFKGVLSSNIHFNFFFKPSTLDKAFLIWKTKGIKNS, from the exons atggccgttggcggggctgtcttaatacgctcggcagaggatggtgctcggaaaagctgtgccggaggggatggtcggaggctcggaggttcgatggactcggcGTCCGTTGCGGTCAGGTCACTTTTGGTGTGTGCTggatctgcgaggctgagtcgggcggcgccgtggaagtccatagcgggggtattcccttctgctgacggcgtgggatg CTCTAAATCCGGGAAAAAGGAAGCTATGGTTCTGCCGACTGAGATCCCCGCTGTTCTGGAACGTCATCgagaagatattttaaaggaatttagaacttggttcaaccagctggatgccaaattggatcggatcaacgctagagtggacgatcatgctgaacatttatctcgcatcgactcaacctctgaagatttaaaacgccgtaTTGAATACCTCGAGACCCTCAGTTCCAGCCTAGAGGAGAAGAATAGTAAACTTCTCTCCAAAATGGTGGACCTTGAAAGCCGGAGCAGACGCTgtaatctacgaattcttggtttgccagaggccactgaACAGGGTCCCCTTGTGAAGTAtttttccgattttctctgtgagatctttgggaaagaattccttccaaatccacctgagtttgaaagggcacacagggtctACATTTCCAGCGCCATTCCGGGTTCCCGCCCACGACCGGTAATTTTGtgttttcatcaataccaggtgaaaaactgtTTGATTctggaggcacgccgcagaggtacttttgcttttcaaaattcagtcattcattttgtggaggattttgccccccaggttctgaagatgtgtgctgagtttaaaggtgtactctctagtaatatccattttaactttttctttaaaccatcaactctggataaggcttttttaatatGGAAAACCAAGGGAATAAAAAATTCTTAG